The genome window AGAAGGCTTGGCTATAGGGAGGATGTCACCGTTAGGAAACGTCGCCTGGTCTATAGGCTTGACGGCATTACCTTTGAGCTCAACGACGTTGAAGGCCTCGGCGGTTTTCTGGACATAGAGGTCATTTCCGAGGATGTTGAAGGGGCAAAGCGGAAAATCTGGGAAGTTGCGAAAAGGCTCGGACTGAGCGAGAAAGACGTTGAGCCGAGGCTCTACCAGGAGTTAATCCGGGAAAAAGAAGGGAGATGAACAACGTCACTTGGCCGTTGCAACTATCTTGATTATGTCGTTGAATTGGAGTTCGTAATCCTCCCCAACGCGCCTCTTCGTTCTGGCGTTCACCGCGTAGAGGAACGTCTTTCCAAGGTCGGTATGGACTTTGTAGGCCAAGTCCCTCGGCGTTGAGCCCTTCGGGAGGAGGTAGACATGGGGCAGAACGTTGCCGAACTGGTCGGTCAGCTTGTTCTCGTCCTGGACAGGATAAACTGGAATCAGGTTAAGCAACTCAAACACGGCCCTGTTTATGACCTCCTGAACGCCCGTTGAACCGAACCTGTTGAGAACCTTCTCCCTGATAAGCTCCAAGGCCTTTTCCTGCTTGGGGTTCATCTTTTTGAGGACTTTAAAGTCGGAACTTCCGGGTATGTAGTCTATGAATCCAGCTTTTGCGGCCTTTCTAAGGGTAAGCTCCGCGGCGGCACTCGTCGGGACGACTATATAGCCTCGCTTTTCTCCTTCTCTGATGAGCCTCTTGATTTCTTCATCGCTCGCCGCATCGGCCTTGTTTGCGGCGATTATTATGGGCTTGT of Thermococcus sp. contains these proteins:
- a CDS encoding TGS domain-containing protein, with protein sequence RIKLQHMKLEQAIADHLSGIGVGEEDVWEAIHRVGLSSDPTKWSDEDLMAFVRELRKINKPIIIAANKADAASDEEIKRLIREGEKRGYIVVPTSAAAELTLRKAAKAGFIDYIPGSSDFKVLKKMNPKQEKALELIREKVLNRFGSTGVQEVINRAVFELLNLIPVYPVQDENKLTDQFGNVLPHVYLLPKGSTPRDLAYKVHTDLGKTFLYAVNARTKRRVGEDYELQFNDIIKIVATAK